In Quercus robur chromosome 10, dhQueRobu3.1, whole genome shotgun sequence, a genomic segment contains:
- the LOC126701679 gene encoding uncharacterized protein LOC126701679: protein MEEKFLNLVLVFSGLFVMGIYHVWLLFTILCNPRRTVIGFNAECRQAWVFSMMSDPMKNGVLAVQTIRNNIMASTLLATVAITLCSLISVVVSTNTTVMSSSAGSKSVYSSETTISSVKYFSILLCFLVAFLCNVQSVRYFAHTSFMVTAPALKDKKESIKYVARNLNRGSFFWSLGLRAYYVSFPLFLWIFGPIPMFVCSCMMSSTLYFLDTTHCFTQQLQKFIEDMNANDAESVHRSLGNAGLEDFHLCSPLLTGEGDNQV, encoded by the exons ATGGAGGAAAAGTTCCTAAACTTAGTGCTGGTATTCTCGGGTCTGTTTGTGATGGGAATTTACCATGTCTGGCTTCTCTTCACTATACTGTGCAATCCCAGACGAACTGTCATTGGCTTCAATGCCGAGTGTCGCCAAGCATGGGTCTTCTCTATGATGAGt GATCCCATGAAAAATGGTGTTTTGGCAGTCCAAACAATTCGCAACAACATTATGGCATCTACACTTTTGGCAACTGTAGCAATCACTCTCTGTTCACTGATTAGTGTCGTTGTGAGCACCAACACCACAGTGATGAGTTCCAGTGCAGGATCAAAATCAGTTTACAGCAGTGAGACTACTATCTCTTCAGTCAAGTACTTCTCTATCTTGCTATGCTTCCTTGTTGCGTTTCTTTGCAATGTGCAGTCTGTTAGATACTTTGCCCATACTAGCTTCATGGTTACAGCACCTGCattgaaagataaaaaagaatctaTTAAGTATGTTGCAAGAAACTTGAATCGAGGAAGCTTCTTTTGGTCCCTTGGGTTGCGAGCATATTATGTGTcattccctctctttctctggATCTTTGGGCCCATACCCATGTTTGTGTGTTCCTGCATGATGTCATCTACTCTCTATTTCTTGGACACAACTCATTGTTTTACACAGCAGCTTCAAAAATTCATAGAGGACATGAATGCCAATGATGCGGAATCAGTTCATCGATCATT GGGAAATGCGGGGCTTGAGGACTTCCATCTTTGCTCTCCTCTACTTACAGGTGAAGGCGACAACCAAGTATAA
- the LOC126701680 gene encoding uncharacterized protein LOC126701680, translating to MEEEQLDYVLVPLGLLVFGLYNVWLLFTVLRSPRRTVIGINAETRHQWVFSMMSDPLKNGVLSVQTIRNNIMASTLLATTAITLSSLISVFVSSTSKSGDTSSQLFYGNKTSILSSIKYFSILICFLVAFLCNVQSIRYYAHVSFLVTVPTWKDNNPSIEYVARNLNRGSFFWSLGLRAFYMSFPLFLWIFGPIPMFTCCCIMTFILYFLDTTTSFTRHLHNNSSKQNTDDVESAGQSSLTAVETT from the exons atggAAGAGGAGCAATTGGACTATGTGCTGGTACCATTGGGTCTATTGGTGTTTGGATTATACAACGTTTGGCTTTTGTTCACTGTCCTCCGCTCTCCCAGACGAACCGTCATTGGTATCAATGCTGAAACTCGCCACCAATGGGTCTTCTCCATGATGAGT GACCCCTTGAAGAATGGTGTTTTGTCAGTTCAAACAATTCGCAACAATATAATGGCATCTACACTGTTGGCAACAACAGCAATTACTCTCAGTTCACTAATCAGTGTTTTTGTGAGTAGCACATCAAAGTCTGGTGACACATCCTCGCAATTGTTTTATGGCAACAAGACTTCCATTCTATCTTCAATCAAGTACTTTTCTATCTTGATTTGCTTCCTTGTTGCCTTCCTTTGCAATGTGCAGTCTATTAGATATTATGCCCATGTTAGCTTCCTGGTCACTGTGCCTACATGGAAAGACAATAATCCGTCTATTGAATATGTTGCAAGAAACTTGAATCGAGGAAGCTTCTTTTGGTCCCTGGGACTGCGAGCATTCTATATGTCATTCCCTCTCTTCCTATGGATTTTTGGGCCCATTCCCATGTTTACTTGTTGTTGCATAATGAcatttattctctatttcttggACACCACTACCAGTTTTACACGGCATCTTCACAATAACTCAAGCAAACAGAATACTGATGATGTGGAATCAGCTGGTCAATCATCGTTAACTGCTGTTGAAACTACATAA